One Equus caballus isolate H_3958 breed thoroughbred chromosome 8, TB-T2T, whole genome shotgun sequence genomic window, CAGCCCAGTTTAGGTGACAGACTGTCTGGAGAATCTGATGAGGCCTGAGACTCATTGCCAGGAAAGGACCTGGCAGCACATGCCCAGAACTGACATTCTGTGTACAATTGGGtgaagcagtgagtaggtccctCCCAAGAAGCCTTGGTGGAGAGTTTAATCATTAGCACCTTCCTGGGCCCAGGATGCAACTGGGAACATGGGCCCAGATGGAGATGTGTTCCCTGGGAGGCTTAGGACAGGGCCCCACCACCTTGTCCCCTCCCCACTTGCTCAGAAGAGCCCCTTACCACAGATTGCACCAGCTGCCACGATGAAGCCCGCCCAGCTGTAGCCACGCTGGTAGAAGGCATCAGCTAGCGCCGAGTCAGGGTCCAGACTGTGCCAGGGCACCAAGAGGGTGAGCACGGCAGAGACAAGGATGTAGGCACTGGCCACCAGGCCAACTGAGATGGTGATGGCCATAGGCACAGCTCGCTTGGGGTTCTGAGCCTCATTACCGGAGGCAGTGATGGAACCTAAGCCCAAGAAGGCGTAGAAGCAGGTGGCGGCCCCGTCCATGATGCCGGAGAAACCGAAGGGCGCAAAGCCACCCTCCTCAGCACTCCAGTTGTCCGGGCGGGCCAGGACAAACCCCAGGATGATGATGAAGAGGACGATGACTAGGCTGATGGCAGAGAACAAGCGGTTGAGCCAGGAAGAGACGCGCACTCCACAGGAGATGAATGTGGAGATTAAAAGTATGATGCCAGCAGCCAGGAAGTCTGGGTACTGAGCCAGGAAGGGCACCTGCCAGACGCCCACATGGGCCACAGTGAAGCTGCGGATACGGTGGCTGAAGATGGCATCCAGGTTGCTGCTCCAGACATGGGCCGCAGCAGTGCCTACAATCAGGCACTCAAAGAGCATGATCCAGCCAACGAGGAAGGCCCACAGCTCACCCAGGGATATGTAGGTGAACAGGTAGGCAGAGCCCCTGCGGGGCACATGTGCTGCCAACTCTGCATAGCATAGGGCTCCCATCAGGAAGGCCACGGCAGCCACGCTGAAGGACACGACCACCGCAGGGCCAGCTATTCCTTTGGCCACACTGCCCATGAGCATGAAGAGGCCGAAGCCCATCATGCCACCCACACCCAGCAGGGTCAGGTCCAGCGTGGTCAGGTGGCCCTGCTGCGATGTCTCCGTGGTTGACTCCTTCAGTGTCTTCAGCCGGTTCAACTTCTGGCAGAACTGTGCCAGGCTGGTGGTGCTGGGCAGTCCCCAGG contains:
- the LOC100065800 gene encoding cationic amino acid transporter 4 produces the protein MAWGLPSTTSLAQFCQKLNRLKTLKESTTETSQQGHLTTLDLTLLGVGGMMGFGLFMLMGSVAKGIAGPAVVVSFSVAAVAFLMGALCYAELAAHVPRRGSAYLFTYISLGELWAFLVGWIMLFECLIVGTAAAHVWSSNLDAIFSHRIRSFTVAHVGVWQVPFLAQYPDFLAAGIILLISTFISCGVRVSSWLNRLFSAISLVIVLFIIILGFVLARPDNWSAEEGGFAPFGFSGIMDGAATCFYAFLGLGSITASGNEAQNPKRAVPMAITISVGLVASAYILVSAVLTLLVPWHSLDPDSALADAFYQRGYSWAGFIVAAGAICAITSVLFNLLFFVPYMVYAMAIDGLMFHVFAHMHPQTQVPLVNILVFGVLMAFLALLLDLQTLVQFLSIGILLTFTYMATGIIMLRFRKSPPASSLGPASTVGSEQASAPEPGELRPALRHYFGFLAGYRLGAAVAWALRVLVVSAITLDCVLVFGDSALHLPPWGYTLLLLLSSVVFLLSLLVLGAHQQQRRQDTFQVPMVPLTPALSILLNVFLMLQLSYLSWLRLSIWLLIGLVVYFGYGIWHSKENQQELPGLTVTHSSLEETEQGL